The following coding sequences are from one uncultured Bacteroides sp. window:
- a CDS encoding nucleoside-diphosphate sugar epimerase/dehydratase → MKRDFFKRYLSAKVVPIWTILLIDLFIIVISCLLAYALRYDFSILFLESSTIDRTILATLAVNLVFFRVFRTYSNVLRFSSFVDIMHIFVSLSVSYGILLFLTLLSEAYLGTALVAPSVLFMSYIVNFALMSASRVVVKLLFEVIYFDGRHSSNVFIYGAKDTGVNIAKSLRANLKNHYRLRGFIADESELVDKTMMGVKVFRIDETLFDNMDERDVHTIIVSPAKMETLKNSDLTDKLLTHNIKLLTAPPLSEWGGFSLNKNQLKEIQIEDLLQRDPIRVDIHKIASHLEGKRVMITGAAGSIGSEIMRQVASFNPYKLILIDQAETPLHDIRLELQDRWRDIDAETIVADVSNTTRMSSIFQEYKPQYIFHAAAYKHVPMMEDNVSEAIQANVQGTRCVADLAVKYCAEKFVMISTDKAVNPTNVMGCSKRLAEIYVQSLAKKLKEEGDSSVKFITTRFGNVLGSNGSVIPRFRDQIQRGGPVTVTHPEIIRYFMTIPEACRLVLEAGSMGNGGEIYIFDMGKPVKILDLAKRMISLSGHPDVKIEFTGLRHGEKLYEELLNVKELTKPTHHDKIMIATVREYKYDEVKARIQRLIDVSYQYDQMEIVSAMKDIVPEFVSKNSCFEALDGKKRDHSHVVAIS, encoded by the coding sequence ATGAAACGTGATTTTTTTAAAAGGTACCTTTCAGCTAAAGTAGTACCCATTTGGACTATTTTATTGATAGATCTCTTTATTATTGTTATTTCGTGCCTATTGGCATATGCCCTTCGTTATGATTTTAGTATATTGTTTTTAGAATCTTCTACCATTGATAGAACCATTCTAGCTACACTTGCAGTGAATCTAGTGTTTTTTCGTGTGTTTCGTACTTATTCTAATGTGCTGCGTTTTTCTTCCTTCGTAGATATTATGCACATATTTGTATCTTTATCAGTATCCTATGGGATATTACTATTCTTAACATTGCTCTCAGAAGCTTATTTGGGTACTGCCCTTGTTGCTCCCAGTGTTTTGTTTATGTCTTATATTGTAAACTTTGCTTTAATGTCTGCTTCCCGTGTGGTCGTAAAATTATTGTTTGAGGTGATTTACTTTGATGGAAGGCATAGTAGCAATGTTTTTATATATGGTGCAAAAGATACAGGAGTGAATATTGCAAAATCATTGAGAGCTAACTTAAAGAATCATTATCGTCTGCGAGGATTTATTGCTGATGAAAGTGAATTGGTTGATAAAACGATGATGGGAGTGAAGGTTTTTCGTATTGATGAAACATTATTTGATAATATGGATGAACGGGATGTTCATACCATTATTGTTTCGCCTGCTAAGATGGAAACATTGAAAAACTCTGATCTGACTGACAAGCTATTAACGCATAACATAAAACTATTAACAGCTCCTCCTTTGAGTGAGTGGGGTGGTTTTAGTTTGAATAAAAACCAACTTAAAGAGATACAGATCGAGGACCTTTTGCAACGCGATCCCATACGGGTGGATATTCATAAAATAGCTTCCCATTTGGAAGGAAAGCGCGTAATGATAACGGGTGCTGCTGGTTCTATTGGTAGTGAAATAATGCGTCAGGTCGCTTCATTTAATCCATATAAACTTATTCTGATTGATCAGGCAGAGACTCCTCTGCACGACATTCGTTTGGAGTTGCAAGACAGATGGCGTGATATTGATGCAGAAACGATTGTGGCCGATGTTTCTAACACTACTCGTATGAGCTCTATCTTTCAAGAATATAAACCACAATATATTTTTCATGCAGCTGCATATAAACATGTTCCGATGATGGAAGATAATGTTTCAGAAGCCATCCAGGCAAATGTGCAGGGTACTCGTTGTGTGGCTGATCTGGCAGTGAAATATTGTGCGGAAAAGTTTGTGATGATTTCCACCGATAAGGCTGTTAACCCTACCAATGTGATGGGATGCTCAAAGCGTCTTGCGGAAATCTATGTGCAGTCATTGGCTAAAAAACTGAAAGAAGAGGGTGATTCCTCTGTGAAATTTATCACAACTCGCTTTGGAAATGTATTGGGATCTAACGGTTCTGTTATTCCTCGTTTTCGTGATCAGATACAGCGTGGAGGACCTGTAACGGTGACTCATCCAGAGATTATTCGTTATTTTATGACTATTCCGGAAGCTTGTCGGTTGGTTTTAGAAGCCGGAAGTATGGGTAATGGTGGAGAAATTTATATTTTTGACATGGGTAAGCCAGTTAAGATTCTTGATCTGGCTAAGCGAATGATCAGCCTGTCTGGTCATCCTGATGTAAAGATTGAGTTTACAGGTCTTCGTCATGGAGAGAAACTTTATGAAGAATTGCTTAACGTGAAAGAGCTTACTAAACCGACCCATCATGATAAGATAATGATTGCTACTGTGCGTGAGTATAAGTATGATGAGGTAAAGGCACGTATTCAGCGATTGATTGATGTGAGTTATCAATATGATCAGATGGAAATTGTATCTGCAATGAAGGATATTGTGCCCGAATTCGTGAGCAAAAACTCTTGTTTTGAAGCTTTAGATGGCAAAAAACGGGACCATTCTCACGTAGTGGCTATATCATAA
- a CDS encoding dihydroorotate dehydrogenase-like protein, with amino-acid sequence MNKLKTTFAGLELKNPIIISSSGLTNSAEKNKKLCEAGAGAIVLKSLFEEQIMMEVDSMRDSVYYPEGADYLKESIKNHKLSEYLQLIADSKKLCDIPIIASINCFNDADWVHFAKEIEQAGADAIEINILALQAELDYNYGDFEQRHIDILRSVKSHVSIPVIMKLAYRFTNPVILINQLYANGAAAVVLFNRFYQPDIDIEKVAHTVGMVFSNPSELSRSLRWIGIASSVVDKIDYAASGGVHAPEDAVKAILSGAAAVEVCSTIYMNTSSQIGRLKDTLIQWMNRKGFDSIAQFKGILNVKDVKGVNTFERTQFLKYFNEYQGKQKFEE; translated from the coding sequence ATGAATAAATTAAAAACAACCTTTGCAGGATTGGAATTAAAAAATCCTATTATTATCAGTAGCTCGGGATTGACCAATAGCGCAGAAAAAAACAAAAAACTGTGTGAGGCAGGTGCTGGTGCTATTGTACTGAAGTCACTTTTTGAGGAACAAATCATGATGGAGGTAGACTCCATGAGAGATTCTGTATACTATCCGGAAGGAGCTGATTACTTAAAAGAATCGATCAAGAACCACAAACTATCGGAATATCTACAATTAATCGCTGATAGTAAAAAACTCTGCGACATACCAATTATTGCGAGTATCAATTGCTTTAATGATGCCGACTGGGTGCATTTTGCCAAGGAGATTGAGCAGGCTGGAGCGGATGCTATTGAAATTAATATTTTAGCACTACAAGCAGAGCTAGACTATAATTATGGAGATTTTGAACAACGCCATATAGATATTTTACGGAGTGTAAAAAGCCATGTATCTATTCCTGTTATCATGAAACTGGCCTACAGATTTACGAACCCCGTAATCTTAATTAACCAGTTATATGCTAATGGTGCTGCAGCTGTAGTATTATTCAACCGCTTCTACCAACCTGATATTGATATTGAAAAAGTGGCACATACAGTAGGAATGGTATTTAGTAATCCTAGTGAACTATCTCGCTCACTTCGCTGGATAGGTATCGCCTCGTCTGTAGTAGATAAAATTGATTATGCTGCTTCAGGTGGTGTACATGCACCGGAAGATGCAGTAAAGGCAATCTTATCTGGAGCAGCAGCCGTAGAAGTATGCAGCACTATTTACATGAATACAAGCTCTCAAATAGGGCGACTAAAAGACACGTTAATACAATGGATGAATCGCAAAGGTTTTGATAGTATTGCTCAATTCAAAGGAATATTAAATGTGAAAGACGTGAAAGGAGTGAATACCTTCGAACGTACTCAATTCTTAAAGTATTTCAATGAGTATCAAGGTAAACAAAAATTTGAAGAGTAA
- a CDS encoding RagB/SusD family nutrient uptake outer membrane protein — translation MKKHIYILVLIAAFFTACDENAFLKETPADFMGADNSYVTSSDFDQAINELYYLTRYEFYCNQERSAQDYFMGTDLLWNGSSGNSIPNLGANYGASSGIAQAHWDKLYLLIAQANTVITRLPDSKVSAEDQVLFEAKAKFFRGLGYRTLAYLYGGVPLQLEEASSPKTDYVRTTKEATIKQAISDVKFAAEHLKDITVVKDGEVNSPAAYHLLAELYLAEYNVNSSATAYVDSAIVATTKVINNPALGLMTHRFGSRASETPGDVYWDLYRTNNQNRSTYNNTEGLFVIQMELTGTTAGGTDLTTLWSSPGSYLLERMCSPQTGLFSMSKNGTTYKPFTWPIGDYSGGRGIGSCVPTYHFDKEVWGGYGSSEFKNDIRNANHNFVRKFHFNNAGFDTSIFGSDTIDIDNLPAGWTFLTGENLQDTFPGRYLMCYQTKCTNPYDHPAALYTNASTYALTNSGGAGGTYTDQYMFRLAETYLLRAEAYLYKQDAKDAALDINVVRSRAHAAAASESDVTLDYILDERMRELGIEEKRRLTLGRLGPEIFYKRVTEYNPYYSFGTPFSKTYTLYAIPQSAIDANKDAVLDQNPGYDE, via the coding sequence ATGAAAAAACATATATATATATTGGTTTTAATCGCTGCATTCTTCACTGCGTGTGATGAAAATGCTTTTTTGAAAGAAACTCCTGCTGATTTCATGGGTGCGGATAACTCTTATGTTACCTCATCCGACTTTGACCAAGCAATAAATGAGCTTTATTATCTTACTAGATATGAATTTTATTGTAATCAAGAGCGTAGTGCGCAGGATTATTTTATGGGTACGGATTTGCTTTGGAACGGTAGTAGTGGAAACTCAATACCTAATTTGGGTGCCAATTATGGAGCGTCATCTGGCATTGCACAAGCTCATTGGGATAAACTGTATTTGCTTATAGCTCAGGCTAATACTGTGATTACTCGTTTACCTGATTCAAAGGTTTCGGCAGAAGATCAAGTACTTTTCGAAGCAAAGGCTAAATTTTTTAGGGGATTAGGTTACCGCACATTAGCTTATCTATATGGTGGTGTGCCTCTTCAATTAGAAGAAGCTAGTTCACCTAAGACAGACTATGTGAGGACTACAAAGGAAGCCACTATTAAACAAGCTATCTCTGATGTGAAGTTTGCTGCAGAGCATCTTAAAGATATTACCGTAGTTAAGGATGGAGAGGTAAATTCACCGGCGGCATATCACTTGTTAGCAGAATTGTATTTGGCTGAATATAATGTGAACTCTAGTGCAACGGCATATGTTGATAGCGCCATTGTTGCAACAACAAAAGTTATTAATAACCCTGCCCTAGGATTGATGACACATCGTTTTGGCTCAAGAGCTTCCGAAACTCCCGGCGATGTTTATTGGGATTTATACCGTACTAATAATCAAAACAGATCGACCTACAATAATACCGAAGGGCTCTTTGTTATTCAGATGGAACTCACGGGCACTACTGCTGGAGGAACTGATCTTACGACTTTATGGAGTTCTCCCGGAAGCTACTTGCTCGAGAGAATGTGTTCTCCGCAAACCGGTCTCTTTTCGATGAGTAAAAATGGTACAACTTACAAACCATTTACTTGGCCAATCGGAGATTATAGCGGTGGTAGAGGGATTGGATCTTGTGTGCCTACTTACCATTTTGATAAAGAAGTTTGGGGTGGATACGGGTCAAGTGAATTTAAGAATGATATCAGAAATGCGAATCATAACTTCGTAAGAAAATTCCATTTCAATAATGCAGGTTTTGATACTAGCATATTTGGCAGTGATACGATTGATATTGATAATTTACCAGCGGGTTGGACATTCCTTACAGGAGAGAATCTTCAAGATACTTTCCCCGGTAGATATCTTATGTGCTATCAAACTAAATGTACGAATCCTTATGATCATCCTGCGGCTTTGTATACAAATGCTTCGACCTATGCGCTTACCAATAGTGGAGGTGCAGGAGGAACTTATACTGACCAATATATGTTCCGCTTAGCAGAGACCTACTTGTTACGTGCCGAAGCCTACCTTTATAAGCAAGATGCGAAAGATGCAGCGTTAGATATCAATGTCGTTAGAAGCCGTGCACATGCAGCTGCAGCGAGCGAATCGGATGTTACTTTAGATTATATTCTTGATGAACGTATGCGTGAGTTAGGTATAGAGGAAAAGAGAAGGTTAACTCTAGGGAGACTAGGACCTGAAATCTTTTATAAAAGGGTGACAGAATACAATCCTTACTATAGTTTTGGTACTCCGTTTTCTAAGACTTATACATTGTATGCGATACCTCAATCTGCAATTGATGCAAATAAAGATGCTGTCTTGGACCAGAATCCTGGATACGATGAATAG